ATCCAGATCGGTGCTCCTCAATACCATTTTTTGTGCTGAAATGTGGACAGTATTCAGTTATTTTGCCGCATCAGAGAAGTAGATATTACTACATTCGCAACAATATTCGTCGAATACTGTTGCGATTTTTGTCTTGGTCGGCTACCTGTCAACCGTCCTGCCGCGCCAGATTGCCCGGCAGTCGTTCCAAGGAGAGCCGATTATGGATGAACCCAAGCACGACAAGTTTCGGCAATTGGCCGAAAGCCGAACCAACAAAGCTATCGAAGCGATCGCGCGCATCGGCAACCTCTCAAACCGGTCGCTGTATGAATGGGACGAAGGTGAGGTTCGCAAGGTCCTCAAGGCGCTGCGAGACTCCGTCAATGAAGTGGAGCAGCGCTTCACTACCCCCCGGAGCAGAGTCGGCGGAAGCTTCAAGCTCTGATTGCTAAATGAATTTAAGAACAAAGCAGTAGGAAGGGTACCGGCGCGTGCAGGAATCAAATTGGCATTATGAAGACGAGCCGGTCAACGGAGGAGCGGGCGGCGAAGTTTTCAAATCGATTTTCAACGGAAGCGGACTTGACGCCGCGGGGCGACTGGCGCGCGAGGCGCTGCAAAACAGCGTCGATGCAGCACGTCCGGGTGAAACCGCGCAGGTCTCTTTGCAGATAAAGGTCTATGAGGAGGCCGATCTTGATCGCTTCTGGAACGCTGCAGGGTTGAGTGCACTTGCCAAACGCGTTGGCGTACTCGGCCTCCACCAGGCGAACGCCTTGGCCGAGAGGCCCGAAAAGCTTCGTGTTCTGCAGGTCGTCGATTCCGGAACGACAGGCTTGTCCGGAGACCCCACATCGCCCAGTTCGAAGATGCGAAAGCTGCTGATGGAGATCGGCGGCAGCCAGAAGATCGCCGAGGGCGGCGCCTCGGGCGGTTCATATGGTTTCGGCAAGGCCGTCTACAGCGCTTCGTCGCGTATCGCTGTCGTTTTCGTTTATTCCCGGACGCTGGACCCTCAGGGCGAGCCTCTGTCCCTATTGATGGGTTGCTCATACCATCAGGCGCATGAGTTTAACGGCAAACGAACCAGCGGACGCGGCTTCTATGGCCAACCGGTCGAGCTCGCTCATGCGATCCGCTACGATGCTTTCACCGGGCTTGAAGCGGATCGTCTAGCTGACGAACTGGATCTGGTCCGCGATGCGGACGACATGGGCACAACGATCGCGATCGTAGACTGCCCGCTATCTATGGAAAACATCAGGCGTGGTGTGGAGCGATCTTGGTGGCCAAAGATCCGCCGTGACAATTTCCGTGTGACACTCGTCGATGAAACTGGTCAGCGGTTACATGCCAGGCCACTTATGGACCCAGAGTTGCGCCCGTTTATCGACGCATTGGACGTAGCCCTAGGAAAGTCGCCAGAACAAACCGGAAAATCTCGAAGAAAGGTATTTAATAGGATTGAAGAGAGATCAATCGGTCAACTCGGTTTATTTGTGATGACCTCCCCGGAAGAGGTTGACGAGCAGTCTGATCGGGAAGACCTGCGCGATAGGATCGCCTTGGTACGTTCTCCCGGAATGGTCGTGCAGTACTACGGCAAGCGGCAAGTCAGTAACCCGCCCGTTGTTGGTGTTTTCTTGGCCGATGACGGGATCGACGATATCCTGCGCCGATCGGAGCCGCCCGAACATGATCGGTGGGATGTCAATGCGGACCGGTTGGACCCGGCCAAGAACGAGCGAGAGATCGTGCAGGCGATCCATAGCAGGATCTGGCATGAATTGCGGATGTTCCAGAAGACTGCCCGCCCTCCGGAAAAGTCGAGTGGCAATAAATTCCTGCAGCTTGAGCGCGAGTTGGCGAAATTGTTCGGTCCCACCGGCAAGCGCGAACCTATAGGTGGAGGTAAAGGCGAAACACCGGTCTCGTTGCGGCCGGATGTCAGCATCGTCCAAGCATCCGGAGGATTGAAAATGGTCGGCAAGGTCCTTCTGCAATTGAAGGAGGACCACGAAGGTGACTTGCCGGTCGCCTTGTCCTTCCGGCTCAGTTCGGTCGACGAGGGCGGTCATCACATTGATCCGGTCGCCGTCACCGCGACATTCGATGGTGCAGCGGCAAGCCTTACGGGCGACGGGGAATGGAGCCTTTCGCTTTCGCCGGGCGAGAAGGTCGAACTTACGGTTGAAAGTGCAGTCTACGAATCCGACTGGACCGTGGAGTTCGTTCCGAAGGTCACGCCCCTCGACAGGGAGGTGCAGCCATGAACGCGTGGGTAAGATCGCAGCCCCGCACTCTGAGGCCCTATTTCGGCGCAGAAGCAGCCGAAACACTTTTGGACGAAATGGAGCTTGTACTCAAGGTTGGAGATACGCCGGTACCAACCCGACGATTGATCATTGATGAGATGCAGATGGCCGAGATATCGCCAAGACTGTATCCCAAGCTCTCGGAAAGCCGTCTGGATGTTGTTTTCGGCGCGCGCCGATCAGCTTTCGATTTGGTGATTACGCTTCGGACACCACAGATGCTCCGAAGAGAGCTGGTCGAGCGTTACCCACTTGGCGATGAAGCGCCCGAGACTATCGAGATCCCAGAGCGATTGCTAGGCGACGCCAAACTCACGGGCCTGTTCGAACTGGGCGTATCTATTTGCCTTCGTGATGAGCTGGATCTTGGCGCTGGCTGGCCTGAGCAAATCGGCAGCTGGGTCTCGCGGGGTACGTTTACGATTGGCCTTGATCGCCGTCAGGCTGCCTTCAGAATAGAAATCCTGACGGAGACGATGATCAAGGAACGCGCTCTACCTGCCGGGACGATGGTTTGGGTGGATGTCGACGATTTGAATGTCGTCTACGAGGAGGGAAGCGCATGTGCGACCGCCTATATAAGCGAGAAGCTTCATGGGAAGTTCACAAGCGGCAAGACTCACCCGGCTGTGACGGCACTGCTGTATGCCGAAATCGTGTGCGCCGTTCTCTCGTCGCCCGACAACGGCATTGCTGAAGCAACTGAAATCGTTTCTGGAAGCCCATTGGAGAACATCGCCAAGAACCTGAGTTCAAGCAGGGCGTTGTCGTTGCGAGAACTCAAAAAATTGATCGACGACCCCACAAGGTTACGTGCGACCGTTCATGATAGCCGTGGCCTTGTCAGGGATTTGGAGAAAGTCTGATGCCATACCCCATTGTACGCGAAGACGCCGCGAAATCCTGGTTCAAGAAGTGGCAGGACGCATGTGGAGAAGCTGGGGCCCGCGTCGCGCCTATTGAGCTACCTAAGCTCGAGTTCAGACCGCTTGGTGATGATTTCGATTGGGACAACGAAATTGCCTCTGTTGTTCATCGACTGCAAACCTTGTTAACGGATGAAGGAGAAAAGGCTTTTGAGGCCAAAGGTACGGTGCTCGTGCACGAGGCACTTCCGGATCATGAAGCGCTACGCGATCCGGAATTCTGGTACTGGATTGCCTGTTCAGTCGGCCGCGAATTGATCGAGGCGCGATATCCGTTCAAGAGTAATGATCAGGATAACCCTGATCCGGATAACGAGGCTCAGCAGGAGGCTAGAAACTATCTACCCGGCAGAAATAACTTCGTGGGGCAGAACGCAAAAGAGGTGCTGTTCTTCAGACTTTGGATCAGGGCCGAAATGGGAAGATTGGTCGAGGTTTCCGAAACGGTTGCAGAGAGTTACGAGTATGCGCGAGCCGGTTCAGTCGAGTTTTGGCGGAGCCATCTTCTAAGAGTCCTGTATGCACAGCATCGTCCTTTGTTGCGTGCTTTTCTCGATTTTCAGTTTCCAGTGCCTGATCGGAACAAACCCAAGCTGACCATTCCAGAGATCCGGCAGCTGGCAAAAGACCTTGCCAAGGCTTGTGCCAACGTGTCCGTTGAGGTACTCGATCAAGACCAAAGTAAAGCCTTCGTCGAGCGGGTGTGGGCAAGAACGTCGGCTAGAAAGGCTTGGGTCAAAGGCTGACCTAGAAGTCGTCGCGAAAGTGGTGGAATGAATGTGAACGTGGCACCTGACTGCCGCACTTCCGGAGCCGACGAGGCTCGTTCGGAGTGGTGGCAAGGATTCTTAAAGGGCTCCCATCGTTGGGACGATCCTTCAAAGGTGCCATTGCAAGTCGTTGACTTATTTTGTGGTTCTGGTGGCTTTGGGTTAGGCGCCGCACTAGCGGCTTCTTGCTTCGGACGGCGGGCAGTATTCCAGGCTATCGCAGATGCGGATGCTCCTGCGATGGATGTATATGCTCGCTCGCTGCCCGTGCGGGCGAAGATCTCGGACTCACTCGCGACCATCGTCGACTACTCGGTTGATCGTGTGGATGCAGACCCCGTTTTCGACTATCCTCCGGAGCTCTTGCACAACGCTCTAGCTGCGGAAGTCGGAACGACCGACCTCCTTATTGCCGGCCCCCCATGCCAGGGCCACTCGAACCTCAACAATCATACGCGGCGGGATGATCCTCGGAATGATCTTTTCGTGGCAACCGCCGCAATTGCAGTCGCGTTGGGCGCTCAGGTTGTAGTCATTGAGAATGTGCCGGGAGTTCTTCGCTCGCATAGTGATGTAGTGGATTTGGCACGGCGTCTTCTCCGTTCCGAGGGTTATGCGGTCGCTGATAGAGTCGTCAGAATGGATGAACTGGGGGGCTGGCAAACGCGAGCCCGTTACTTCATGGTTGCCGTTCTCGATGGCGATCAAGAAATCCTTGAGCGAACTTTGAACGGTAGTTCTGGGAAGAAAACAGACTTACTGATGGATAGGCAGCCGCCGAAAGATGTCCTATGGGCTATCGGAGACCTTGCAGACAAAGTTGGAAACAGTGTTTTCGAAGCCCCTCCTGTCCAGGGGGCCGAGAATGCCCGACGTATAGATTATTTGTTTGATGAAGAGCTATACGATCTGCCGAATAGTGAGCGCCCAGACTGCCATAAAGACGGAACCACCTATACCTCGGTCTACGGACGGATGCACCCGGTCAAACCTGCGCCTACGATCACTACGGGAATTGGGACGCCTGGTCAGGGCCGTTTCATTCATCCGACCAGGCGTCGTCTTATCACGCCGCACGAAGCTGCCCGCATTCAGTGCTTTCCGGATGGCTATGGGTTCACCGACAATGGGGAAGGTCCGCCAAGGAAAGCTCTCGCGAAGTGGATAGGTGATGCCGTTCCGCCATATCTTGGAATGTCGGTTGTTTGCGCAGCCCTTTCGGTATTGTCCGAGAAAGCTCCGTGCTTTCCATGGGAGTGAGATGCCTGGCAGATCTATCGTGTGCAGCAAGTGGGGCTAGCCGATAGCCAGCTTGATAGCTTCTCTACGATATTGTGAATATATAGCCCAAAGGCAATATTTACAAAGTATCGCCGGTAAGCTATCAATAAATATGACCGATACTCTCGCATACCCCATTCGAAGCCTGCGCCAAGCTGGGGCCGTTCTGCGTGCCCGCCGGTCTGACCGCCAGATCAGCCAGAAGCAACTAGGCGAGATTACAGGGACGGCGCAGTCCACCATATCGGATATAGAGAACGGTGTCGTATCCGTCAGCCTCGATGTCTACCTGCGCCTCTTGGAGGCCTTGGGCGCGGAACTGTCCGCGACGGATCGTATAGCTGGCCAGCGGCAGGACTAAAATGGCAAGGATCGCTCGTGCTGGTCGCCGCACACGCCAAAGCAAGACAGCAGTCTGGTACGAAAGGGCGAGGGTGGGAACGCTGACCCGCGCAACGGATGGTGCCATCGCCTTCTCCTACGATCCTGACTGGCTGGCGTCCGAGGCCGCTTTTCCGGTTGCCAGCGCCCTGCCGCTTACCAAGCTCAAATGGCAGGGCGATCCGGTTATTGCCGCCTTCGACAACCTCTTACCCGATGCCGAAGGCGAGCTGCGCGAGAACATCGCCGCGCGCGTCGGGGCGCAGGGCAAGGATGTGTTCTCTCTGTTGTCTGTGCTGGGGCGCGACTGTGTCGGTGCGCTGCAATTTCTGCCGGTGGACGAGGCCCCATCCGAACAGGACATGCAGTATCGCATAATTTCGGAAGAAGAGATGGTCGCCGACCTGAAGAATCTCGCCGCCGCGCCGCTCGCCTTGAGTGAAGACGAGGATTTCCGGATTTCCATCGCAGGCGCGCAGGAAAAGACGGCTTATTTGCGTATTAATGGCCAATGGGCCAAGCCGCGCGGCATCACGCCGACCAGCCATATCTTCAAGACGCCCATGGGCATCATTCCCGGCCCTGAGCAGATCGACCTGAGCGACAGCGTCGAGAACGAGCTGTTCTGCATGACCTTGGCGCGCGAAATCGGCCTGCCCGTCGCGCATGTCGAAAAGCTCACATTGCCCGGGCAGGTCGTTCTGTCCGTCGAGCGGTTCGACCGCGTCTGGCACGGCGACACCCTGAAACGCCTGCCGCAAGAGGATATCTGCCAGTCGCTGGGCTATCCTTCTGCCATGAAATACCAGCGGCTGGGCGGCCCCGGCATTGCGCAGATCATGGAGCTTTTGCGGGAATCCGACACGCCCATCGAAGACCGGGAGACGTTCTTCCGGGCGCAGATCTTCTTCTTCCTGATCGGGGCCTCGGACGGGCATGCCAAGAACTTCAGCCTGCGTCTGGGGCGTCGGGCGCGGTTCACGCTCGCGCCCCTCTATGACATCCTGAGCGTCGCCCCGGTCGTCCGCGCCGGACGCTTGCAGCGCAAGCGCTACCGCCTCGCCATGTCGATCGACGGCCATTACGGCATCGACGAGATCGTGCCCCGCCACTTCGAGGCCGAGGGCCGCGCGGCGGGTCTGCCCAAGGGCCGCGCCCTGGAGCTGTTGCAGGACATGACAGATCGGCTGGGCCCCGCGCTGGAGCGGACGCTTCTGGCGGTGGGCGATCAGGTCCCGGCGGCGGTCAGCGAGCCGATCGCAAGCGATGCGATGCAGCGGGCGGCGCAGATGCGGGACCTGTTTTAGGGCCCCGGTGCCTTTCTGGCTAACCCCTCCAGCGCCTTGTCGACCTCGCGCGTCATCGCTGCAAGCTGCTCTTCCCACAATATGCGAAACTCCTCGGCGAATTCGACCAGCCCCCCGGCGAAGGTGCGGATCGTGGTC
This genomic window from Roseibaca calidilacus contains:
- a CDS encoding DNA cytosine methyltransferase; translation: MNVNVAPDCRTSGADEARSEWWQGFLKGSHRWDDPSKVPLQVVDLFCGSGGFGLGAALAASCFGRRAVFQAIADADAPAMDVYARSLPVRAKISDSLATIVDYSVDRVDADPVFDYPPELLHNALAAEVGTTDLLIAGPPCQGHSNLNNHTRRDDPRNDLFVATAAIAVALGAQVVVIENVPGVLRSHSDVVDLARRLLRSEGYAVADRVVRMDELGGWQTRARYFMVAVLDGDQEILERTLNGSSGKKTDLLMDRQPPKDVLWAIGDLADKVGNSVFEAPPVQGAENARRIDYLFDEELYDLPNSERPDCHKDGTTYTSVYGRMHPVKPAPTITTGIGTPGQGRFIHPTRRRLITPHEAARIQCFPDGYGFTDNGEGPPRKALAKWIGDAVPPYLGMSVVCAALSVLSEKAPCFPWE
- a CDS encoding helix-turn-helix domain-containing protein yields the protein MTDTLAYPIRSLRQAGAVLRARRSDRQISQKQLGEITGTAQSTISDIENGVVSVSLDVYLRLLEALGAELSATDRIAGQRQD
- a CDS encoding type II toxin-antitoxin system HipA family toxin, which produces MARIARAGRRTRQSKTAVWYERARVGTLTRATDGAIAFSYDPDWLASEAAFPVASALPLTKLKWQGDPVIAAFDNLLPDAEGELRENIAARVGAQGKDVFSLLSVLGRDCVGALQFLPVDEAPSEQDMQYRIISEEEMVADLKNLAAAPLALSEDEDFRISIAGAQEKTAYLRINGQWAKPRGITPTSHIFKTPMGIIPGPEQIDLSDSVENELFCMTLAREIGLPVAHVEKLTLPGQVVLSVERFDRVWHGDTLKRLPQEDICQSLGYPSAMKYQRLGGPGIAQIMELLRESDTPIEDRETFFRAQIFFFLIGASDGHAKNFSLRLGRRARFTLAPLYDILSVAPVVRAGRLQRKRYRLAMSIDGHYGIDEIVPRHFEAEGRAAGLPKGRALELLQDMTDRLGPALERTLLAVGDQVPAAVSEPIASDAMQRAAQMRDLF